From the genome of Streptococcus lutetiensis, one region includes:
- a CDS encoding permease translates to MDIFTHLPASVLQWFAIFISIIIEALPFVLLGTILSGFIEVYVTPDLVRRYLPKNKFLRILFGTFVGFIFPSCECGIIPIITRFLEKKVPSYTAVPFLATAPIINPIVLFATYSAFGNSWRFLWLRLLGAVVVAITLGIMLGFVVDDNILKEDMVPCHFHNYSGEPWYRKIFLVLAHAIDELFDTGRYLVFGSLVASAMQIYLPTHILTKIGGNALTAILVMMLLAFILSLCSEADAFIGASLLSSFGTAPVLAFLLIGPMVDIKNLMMMLNSFKKRFIVQFISVSAGMIILYCLLVGVIG, encoded by the coding sequence ATGGACATTTTTACTCACTTACCAGCAAGTGTCTTACAATGGTTTGCGATTTTTATCTCGATTATCATTGAGGCCTTGCCTTTTGTTTTACTTGGAACGATTTTATCTGGTTTCATCGAGGTTTACGTGACACCTGATTTGGTGCGACGTTACCTTCCTAAGAATAAATTCCTACGAATTCTCTTTGGAACCTTCGTTGGGTTTATTTTTCCTTCTTGTGAATGTGGGATTATTCCTATCATCACGCGCTTTCTAGAGAAAAAAGTTCCTAGCTACACTGCTGTTCCCTTTCTAGCCACAGCACCGATTATCAACCCTATCGTGCTTTTTGCAACATACTCAGCCTTTGGAAATAGCTGGCGCTTCTTGTGGCTGCGACTTCTTGGTGCTGTTGTTGTTGCTATCACACTTGGAATTATGCTTGGTTTTGTGGTCGATGACAATATCTTAAAAGAGGATATGGTGCCTTGTCATTTTCACAATTACTCTGGTGAACCTTGGTATCGCAAGATTTTTCTCGTTTTAGCACATGCTATCGATGAATTATTCGACACTGGGCGTTATCTGGTCTTTGGGTCATTGGTAGCTTCGGCTATGCAGATTTATTTGCCAACTCATATCCTAACTAAAATCGGTGGAAATGCCTTAACAGCTATACTTGTGATGATGCTGTTAGCCTTCATCTTGTCACTTTGTAGTGAAGCAGACGCCTTTATCGGTGCTTCACTTCTCTCAAGCTTCGGGACTGCACCAGTCCTTGCCTTTCTTTTGATTGGTCCAATGGTGGATATCAAAAACCTCATGATGATGCTCAATTCATTTAAGAAACGTTTTATTGTCCAATTTATTAGCGTTTCTGCTGGGATGATTATCCTTTACTGTCTACTTGTGGGGGTGATTGGATGA
- a CDS encoding Cof-type HAD-IIB family hydrolase, giving the protein MADIKLLALDLDGTLFNSQKDVTRENKLALRAVRDMGVKVVITTGRPLKAISGLLEELDLISDEDYLITFNGGLVQKTNGEILNKSELTRSQLKLLYNHLEPLALPFDVISDGIVYSLACRGNESHYPKANPTLEFVTVDSFADIPENVIYNKVVSVTKPEFLDQQLLKLPKELHQHFEIFKSRDIIVEMMPKGVHKAAGLNQLVKHLGLSSENVMAMGDEENDLSMLKWAGLGVAMANGVAIAKEIADAVTSRTNDESGVAEAVKKYILEAK; this is encoded by the coding sequence ATGGCAGATATTAAATTGCTTGCCTTGGACCTAGATGGCACACTCTTTAACAGCCAAAAAGATGTCACACGAGAAAATAAATTGGCTCTCAGAGCCGTGCGTGATATGGGTGTCAAAGTGGTTATCACGACAGGACGACCACTAAAAGCTATCAGTGGTTTGCTTGAAGAATTAGACTTAATTTCTGACGAGGACTATCTGATTACTTTTAATGGTGGCTTGGTTCAAAAGACAAATGGGGAGATTTTGAATAAAAGTGAGTTGACTCGCTCACAGTTAAAACTCTTGTACAATCATCTAGAGCCCTTAGCTCTACCATTTGATGTGATTAGTGATGGAATTGTTTATAGTTTAGCCTGTCGTGGCAATGAATCACACTACCCGAAAGCAAATCCAACTCTTGAATTTGTAACGGTTGATAGCTTTGCTGACATTCCTGAAAATGTGATTTACAACAAGGTGGTTAGTGTCACAAAACCAGAATTTTTAGACCAACAACTCTTAAAATTGCCAAAAGAACTACATCAACATTTTGAAATTTTTAAATCACGTGATATCATAGTAGAAATGATGCCTAAAGGGGTTCATAAAGCTGCTGGTTTGAATCAACTAGTTAAACACCTAGGCTTATCATCAGAAAATGTCATGGCTATGGGTGATGAAGAAAACGACCTTTCCATGTTAAAATGGGCTGGGTTAGGTGTTGCTATGGCAAATGGTGTTGCAATCGCAAAAGAAATAGCAGATGCTGTGACAAGTCGCACCAACGATGAGTCGGGTGTTGCAGAAGCTGTAAAAAAATACATTTTAGAAGCTAAGTAG
- a CDS encoding SPJ_0845 family protein encodes MAITHKRQDDLESMFANFASFPKVSSDPEKEKESKDKNDKKATH; translated from the coding sequence ATGGCAATCACTCACAAACGTCAGGACGATTTAGAATCAATGTTTGCAAACTTTGCAAGTTTTCCAAAAGTCTCTAGTGACCCTGAAAAAGAAAAGGAAAGTAAGGATAAAAACGATAAGAAAGCGACTCATTAA
- the lgt gene encoding prolipoprotein diacylglyceryl transferase, protein MINPIAIQFGPFAIRWYALFIVSGMLLAVYLAMKEAPRRKIIPDDILDFILIAFPLAIIGARLYYVIFDFNYYASQPWTEIFAIWHGGLAIYGGLLTGAIVLFVFSYYRAINPLDFLDIAAPGVMIAQAIGRWGNFINQEAYGKAVKSLDYLPDFIKNQMYIDGSYRVPTFLYESMWNLLGFIIIMSVRHRPCFLKQGEIAFFYLIWYGCGRFVIEGMRTDSLMFLGMRVSQWLSAVLILLGIVLVAWRRNQKNIPYYQE, encoded by the coding sequence ATGATTAATCCAATTGCGATTCAATTTGGTCCCTTTGCCATTCGCTGGTATGCGCTTTTCATTGTTTCTGGTATGCTTCTAGCAGTTTACTTAGCTATGAAAGAAGCACCACGACGTAAGATTATTCCAGATGATATTTTAGATTTTATTTTAATTGCTTTTCCATTAGCGATTATCGGGGCTCGTCTTTATTATGTGATATTTGATTTTAACTATTACGCTAGTCAGCCTTGGACTGAGATTTTTGCGATATGGCATGGTGGTCTAGCCATTTATGGTGGTTTGCTGACGGGAGCCATTGTCCTCTTTGTCTTTTCATATTATCGTGCCATTAATCCACTCGATTTCTTAGATATCGCTGCTCCTGGTGTGATGATTGCGCAAGCTATTGGGCGCTGGGGAAACTTTATCAATCAAGAAGCTTATGGTAAAGCTGTTAAGAGTCTTGACTACTTGCCTGATTTCATTAAAAATCAAATGTATATCGATGGTAGTTATCGCGTTCCGACCTTTTTATACGAGTCAATGTGGAATTTGCTCGGTTTTATCATTATCATGAGTGTGAGACACCGTCCATGTTTTCTAAAACAAGGAGAAATCGCATTCTTTTATTTGATTTGGTATGGTTGTGGACGCTTTGTGATTGAAGGCATGCGAACAGACAGTTTGATGTTCTTAGGTATGCGAGTGTCACAATGGTTATCAGCAGTATTAATTCTTCTTGGAATTGTCT
- a CDS encoding Cof-type HAD-IIB family hydrolase encodes MVKLVATDMDGTFLTSKGYYDNQRLHNVLEKFEKNNMLFVAASGRSMLALEKMFAPHADKMAFIAENGTLVKVGEKTVFESGLTKPEFLEITDTLIESPYMTGYDFLLSGEKGAYLHPKASDEYLEFISHYYENVQRVDNLANVTDNILKVTANFAEDTVRNGEAWFNQRIDFVKAVTTGFKSIDIILSDVNKRTGLEALCESYGLSAAEVVAFGDNLNDYEMLEFAGRAVATQNARQEIKEISSEIIGHCDEESVMTYMEGLVD; translated from the coding sequence ATGGTAAAACTTGTAGCAACAGATATGGATGGTACTTTCTTGACTAGTAAAGGTTATTACGATAATCAACGCCTCCATAATGTCCTCGAAAAATTTGAAAAGAACAATATGTTATTTGTGGCAGCTAGTGGGCGTTCAATGCTTGCTTTGGAAAAAATGTTTGCGCCACATGCTGATAAAATGGCTTTTATTGCTGAAAATGGAACACTTGTTAAAGTTGGTGAAAAGACAGTCTTTGAATCTGGATTAACGAAACCAGAATTTTTAGAGATTACTGATACCTTAATTGAAAGTCCTTATATGACAGGTTATGATTTTTTACTATCTGGTGAAAAAGGAGCTTATTTGCATCCTAAAGCCAGTGATGAATACCTTGAATTTATCAGTCATTACTATGAAAATGTGCAACGTGTTGACAATCTAGCAAATGTTACTGACAATATCTTGAAAGTGACAGCTAACTTTGCAGAAGATACGGTTCGAAACGGTGAAGCTTGGTTCAACCAGCGCATTGATTTTGTTAAAGCAGTAACAACAGGTTTTAAATCAATCGACATCATTCTTTCTGATGTCAACAAAAGAACAGGTCTTGAGGCACTTTGTGAGTCTTATGGTTTATCAGCAGCTGAAGTTGTCGCATTTGGAGATAACCTCAATGACTATGAAATGCTTGAATTTGCTGGAAGAGCAGTCGCAACCCAAAATGCTCGTCAAGAAATCAAAGAGATTTCTAGTGAAATTATTGGACATTGTGACGAAGAGTCTGTGATGACTTATATGGAAGGATTAGTTGATTAA
- a CDS encoding cytochrome O ubiquinol oxidase has translation MLDFVKAHLSTILLTSSTFVLTLIYLAEVKWQIMMVWGLFTLFNIVRLAFAYKKNN, from the coding sequence ATGCTTGATTTCGTAAAAGCACATTTATCGACAATTCTTTTGACCTCATCGACGTTTGTCTTAACCTTGATTTATCTTGCAGAAGTTAAGTGGCAAATCATGATGGTTTGGGGACTCTTTACCTTGTTTAACATAGTTAGACTAGCTTTTGCTTACAAGAAAAATAACTAA
- a CDS encoding SprT family protein has translation MNLTNYVREVSQKDFGKEFHHTATWNTRLRTTGGRFFPADGHLDFNPKLYEAFGEEIFRKIVRHELCHYHLYFEGKGYKHADADFKELLQKVDGLRYALTMPSEMVYHYYRCQKCGQEYRRKRRVNTQKYSCGLCHGKLLEIKKQKT, from the coding sequence GTGAACTTAACTAATTACGTCAGAGAAGTCTCACAAAAAGATTTTGGTAAAGAATTTCACCATACAGCTACCTGGAACACTCGTCTCAGGACAACGGGTGGACGTTTTTTTCCAGCTGATGGTCACCTAGATTTCAATCCAAAACTTTATGAAGCATTTGGAGAAGAAATCTTTCGAAAAATAGTTCGTCATGAGCTTTGCCATTATCATCTTTATTTTGAAGGAAAAGGTTACAAACACGCTGACGCAGATTTTAAAGAATTACTTCAAAAGGTTGATGGTCTTCGCTACGCACTAACTATGCCAAGTGAGATGGTTTATCATTACTATCGTTGCCAAAAGTGCGGACAAGAGTATCGTAGAAAACGCCGTGTTAATACCCAAAAATACAGTTGCGGCCTCTGCCATGGCAAACTCTTAGAAATCAAAAAGCAAAAAACATAA
- a CDS encoding PspC domain-containing protein, whose translation MESALYKQRKNKLVCGVCAGIADKFGWDLPLTRVLAALLMYFYGFGILLYILLAIFLPYKEDLDRDNYGTGPRRRKDAEVVDDDDDNDGWFW comes from the coding sequence ATGGAATCAGCTCTTTATAAACAGCGAAAGAATAAACTGGTTTGTGGTGTTTGCGCCGGAATTGCTGATAAGTTTGGCTGGGACTTGCCTTTGACGCGTGTCCTCGCAGCATTGCTAATGTACTTTTATGGCTTTGGCATTTTGCTTTACATCCTCTTAGCAATTTTTCTTCCTTACAAAGAAGATCTCGATCGTGACAACTATGGTACGGGGCCACGTCGAAGAAAGGATGCTGAAGTTGTCGACGATGATGACGACAATGACGGCTGGTTCTGGTAA
- a CDS encoding DUF6287 domain-containing protein, whose translation MCGGVLAFNQHSQHKQTSATTTHLHRSTKGKSTSDSAKKKEVDKRHDLFQLPNEKKITNNLVKDGKNIVDSRQVSKEASHFDFAALAQGDFSSLARTWQDANGFTFEFSPEGIVSENGRLTLSDLAYDDKGEAISQVSSQRDGGFILYYYAAGNQIPYWHFSITDSDPSDYGRDRLFTTQLSRFDYESTQQFVNSIFYKVSNNYSKDSQTKFESAETLEENTNQNLQNDETTTDEQAFDTQENTQSDVTTEK comes from the coding sequence TTGTGTGGAGGAGTTTTAGCTTTCAATCAGCATTCGCAACACAAGCAAACAAGTGCTACAACTACTCACCTTCACCGCAGCACTAAGGGCAAGAGCACTTCAGATTCTGCTAAGAAAAAAGAAGTCGACAAGCGCCATGATTTATTTCAACTGCCAAACGAAAAAAAGATTACGAACAATTTAGTCAAAGACGGGAAAAATATCGTTGACTCTAGACAAGTTAGCAAAGAAGCTAGTCACTTTGATTTTGCTGCACTAGCTCAGGGTGATTTTTCAAGTCTTGCTAGAACTTGGCAGGATGCTAACGGCTTTACTTTTGAATTTTCTCCAGAGGGCATTGTCTCAGAAAATGGTAGATTAACTTTGTCAGATCTCGCTTACGATGATAAAGGCGAAGCTATTTCTCAAGTCTCTTCTCAAAGAGACGGTGGTTTCATCTTGTACTACTATGCTGCTGGTAATCAAATTCCTTATTGGCATTTTAGTATCACTGACTCTGACCCATCAGACTATGGGCGTGATCGTCTTTTTACCACACAACTCAGCCGTTTCGACTACGAATCAACGCAACAATTCGTAAACAGCATCTTTTACAAAGTTTCTAATAACTACAGCAAAGACTCTCAAACCAAATTTGAGTCAGCAGAAACACTAGAAGAAAACACTAATCAAAACTTGCAAAATGACGAAACTACAACCGATGAGCAAGCTTTTGACACACAAGAAAATACTCAAAGTGATGTGACAACTGAAAAATAA
- a CDS encoding Tex family protein, translating to MKNDNIHKIAQELTIKENQIAKVLELTSEGNTIPFIARYRKEMTGNLDEVQIKTIIDLDKSMTALAERKATVLSKIEEQGKLTAELKKAIEAAEKLADVEELYLPYKEKRRTKATIAREAGLFPLARLILQNKASLEEEAQAFVCDGFETVDKAIAGACEILIESFSEDNHLRSWVYNEIWSYSSIISSVKDETADDKKTFQIYYDFSEKVSKMQGYRILALNRGEKLGILKVGFDHNTDKMIRFMASRFKNRNSYIDDVISKTIKKKIVPAMERRIHSELTESAEDGAIELFSENLRNLLLVSPLKGKMVLGFDPAFRTGAKLAVVDQTGKLMTTQVIYPVAPASQAKIEQSKKDLAELISNYGIEIIAIGNGTASRESEAFVAQVLKDFPEVSYVIVNESGASVYSASELARHEFPDLTVEKRSAISIARRLQDPLAELVKIDPKSIGVGQYQHDVSQKKLAENLDFVVDTVVNQVGVNINTASPALLSHVSGLNKIISENIVKYRDDHGRISSREEIKKVPRLGAKAFEQAAGFLRIPGAKNILDNTGVHPESYKAVERLLKELDITDLDDSAKTKLQAVSVKDMAETIGLGQETLKDIIADLLKPGRDLRDDFEAPVLRQDVLDISDLEIGQKLEGTVRNVVDFGAFVDIGLHDDGLIHISQMSKSFVKHPSQVVSVGDVVTVWVSKIDKERGKINLSLVDLRELN from the coding sequence ATGAAAAATGATAATATACATAAAATTGCTCAAGAATTAACAATTAAAGAGAACCAAATTGCCAAAGTTCTCGAGTTGACAAGCGAAGGAAATACTATTCCTTTCATCGCTCGTTATCGTAAAGAAATGACTGGTAATTTGGATGAAGTTCAAATTAAAACTATCATTGATTTGGATAAAAGCATGACAGCTTTAGCTGAACGCAAAGCAACGGTATTAAGTAAAATTGAAGAACAAGGAAAATTAACAGCTGAGCTCAAAAAAGCAATTGAGGCAGCTGAAAAATTGGCTGACGTTGAAGAACTTTACCTTCCTTACAAAGAAAAACGTCGTACCAAAGCAACCATTGCCAGAGAAGCAGGGCTATTTCCCCTAGCACGCCTGATTTTACAAAATAAAGCTTCGCTTGAAGAAGAAGCCCAAGCTTTTGTTTGTGATGGTTTTGAAACAGTTGATAAAGCTATCGCAGGGGCATGTGAAATCTTGATTGAATCCTTTTCAGAAGACAATCACCTTCGCTCATGGGTTTACAATGAAATCTGGTCTTATAGCTCAATAATTTCAAGTGTCAAAGATGAAACTGCTGATGATAAAAAAACGTTCCAAATCTATTATGATTTCTCAGAAAAAGTTTCTAAAATGCAAGGCTACCGAATCTTAGCTCTTAATCGTGGTGAAAAATTAGGCATTTTAAAAGTTGGTTTTGACCATAATACTGATAAAATGATTCGCTTCATGGCTTCACGTTTTAAAAACAGAAATTCTTATATCGACGATGTTATCTCAAAAACTATCAAGAAAAAAATCGTTCCTGCTATGGAACGCCGTATTCACAGTGAATTGACAGAAAGTGCTGAAGATGGGGCTATCGAGCTCTTTTCAGAAAATCTTCGCAACTTGCTTTTAGTATCACCGTTAAAAGGTAAGATGGTTCTTGGTTTTGACCCTGCCTTTCGTACAGGAGCCAAGCTAGCCGTGGTTGACCAAACGGGTAAACTCATGACAACACAAGTGATTTACCCAGTTGCACCTGCTAGCCAAGCCAAAATCGAACAGTCTAAAAAAGATTTAGCTGAGCTCATTTCAAACTATGGCATTGAAATTATCGCTATCGGAAATGGAACAGCTAGCCGTGAAAGTGAAGCATTTGTAGCGCAAGTCTTGAAGGATTTTCCAGAGGTTTCTTACGTTATTGTTAATGAAAGCGGAGCTTCTGTCTACTCTGCTTCTGAGCTTGCTCGCCATGAGTTCCCAGACTTGACGGTTGAAAAACGCTCTGCCATCTCTATTGCTCGCCGTCTTCAAGACCCTTTGGCCGAATTGGTTAAAATTGACCCAAAATCCATTGGTGTCGGTCAATACCAGCATGATGTTAGCCAGAAAAAATTGGCTGAAAACCTTGATTTCGTTGTTGATACCGTGGTTAACCAAGTCGGGGTGAATATTAACACAGCAAGTCCAGCACTCTTGTCACACGTATCAGGATTAAATAAAATCATTTCAGAAAATATCGTTAAATACCGTGACGATCATGGTCGCATCAGCTCACGTGAAGAGATTAAGAAAGTGCCACGTTTGGGGGCTAAGGCCTTTGAACAAGCGGCTGGTTTCTTGCGCATTCCTGGTGCCAAAAATATCCTTGATAACACAGGTGTTCACCCTGAGTCATACAAGGCTGTTGAACGTTTGCTGAAAGAACTGGACATCACTGATTTGGATGATTCTGCTAAGACAAAACTTCAAGCAGTGTCTGTAAAAGATATGGCTGAAACAATCGGACTTGGTCAAGAAACGCTGAAAGATATTATTGCTGATCTCTTAAAACCAGGTCGTGATTTGCGTGATGATTTTGAAGCACCAGTCCTTCGCCAAGATGTGCTTGACATTTCTGATCTTGAAATCGGGCAAAAATTGGAAGGAACTGTTCGAAATGTGGTCGATTTTGGAGCCTTTGTTGATATCGGTCTTCACGATGATGGCTTGATTCACATTTCACAAATGAGCAAATCTTTTGTCAAACACCCTAGCCAAGTGGTTTCTGTTGGTGATGTGGTCACAGTGTGGGTTTCAAAAATCGATAAAGAGCGTGGCAAAATTAACCTTTCATTGGTAGATTTACGTGAACTTAACTAA
- the ftsY gene encoding signal recognition particle-docking protein FtsY, producing the protein MGLFDRLFGKKKDTKEQIEEQEIAQVLEETSADESKEVVETAAVEPQADEVVESEATQDAEAVSQSEEASQLDETKEVAEADFSGVMADYYAKKKAAKEALDRGETVEFEAVETKQEDVKEEPAEPVSAPVETEEEKYNRSLKKTRTGFSARLNAFLANFRRVDEDFFEELEEMLILSDVGVNVATQLTEDLRYEAKLENAKKADGLKRVIIEKLVEIYEKDGVFNEQINFQDGLTVMLFVGVNGVGKTTSIGKLAYKYKNEGKKVMLVAADTFRAGAVAQLAEWGRRVDVPVVTGPEKADPASVVFDGMERAVAENVDVLLIDTAGRLQNKDNLMAELEKIGRIIKRVVPDAPHETLLALDASTGQNALSQAKEFSKITPLTGLILTKIDGTAKGGVVLAIRQELDIPVKFIGFGEKIDDIGEFDSEDFIRGLLEGII; encoded by the coding sequence ATGGGATTATTTGATCGTTTATTTGGAAAGAAAAAGGATACAAAAGAGCAGATTGAAGAACAAGAAATTGCTCAAGTACTTGAAGAAACTTCTGCTGATGAGAGTAAAGAAGTAGTAGAAACAGCTGCCGTTGAACCTCAAGCAGATGAAGTAGTCGAAAGTGAAGCAACTCAAGATGCTGAAGCAGTCAGTCAGTCTGAAGAAGCTAGCCAGCTTGATGAAACTAAGGAAGTAGCTGAAGCTGATTTTTCAGGAGTTATGGCAGATTATTATGCTAAAAAAAAAGCGGCCAAAGAAGCTTTAGACCGTGGCGAAACAGTTGAATTTGAAGCTGTTGAAACAAAACAAGAAGACGTAAAAGAAGAACCAGCAGAGCCAGTTAGTGCACCTGTTGAGACTGAAGAAGAAAAATACAATCGCAGTCTTAAAAAGACACGTACAGGCTTTAGCGCACGCTTGAATGCCTTTCTAGCAAACTTCCGTCGTGTGGATGAAGACTTCTTTGAAGAATTAGAAGAAATGCTTATCTTGTCCGATGTCGGTGTTAATGTGGCAACACAATTGACAGAAGACTTGCGTTATGAAGCTAAGCTTGAAAACGCTAAGAAAGCTGATGGTTTGAAACGTGTCATCATTGAAAAATTGGTTGAAATCTATGAAAAAGACGGGGTCTTTAACGAACAAATCAATTTCCAAGATGGCTTGACTGTTATGCTATTTGTCGGAGTTAACGGTGTTGGTAAAACAACGTCAATCGGTAAACTTGCTTACAAATACAAAAATGAAGGCAAGAAAGTAATGCTTGTTGCAGCTGATACTTTCCGTGCTGGTGCCGTTGCTCAGCTTGCGGAATGGGGACGACGTGTTGATGTCCCAGTTGTGACTGGACCAGAAAAAGCTGACCCAGCTTCAGTGGTCTTTGATGGTATGGAAAGAGCTGTCGCTGAAAATGTTGATGTTCTGTTGATCGATACAGCAGGCCGTTTGCAAAATAAAGATAATTTGATGGCAGAGCTTGAAAAAATTGGTCGAATCATTAAGCGTGTGGTGCCAGATGCTCCGCACGAGACCCTTCTTGCCCTTGATGCCTCAACAGGTCAAAATGCTCTTAGTCAAGCAAAAGAATTCTCAAAAATCACACCATTAACAGGACTCATCTTGACTAAAATTGATGGAACTGCCAAAGGTGGTGTTGTTCTAGCTATCCGCCAAGAACTTGATATCCCAGTTAAATTCATTGGATTTGGTGAAAAGATTGATGATATCGGTGAATTCGACTCCGAAGACTTTATCCGCGGTCTCCTAGAAGGGATTATTTAA
- the hprK gene encoding HPr(Ser) kinase/phosphatase, translated as MSVTVKMLVDKVKLDVIYGDDDLLSKEITTSDISRPGLEMTGYFDYYSPERLQLLGMKEWSYLTKMTSHNRRHVLREMIKPETPAIIVARNLAIPEEMISAAKEKGIAILQSHVPTSRLSGEMSWYLDSCLAERTSVHGVLMDIYGMGVLIQGDSGIGKSETGLELVKRGHRLVADDRVDVFAKDEETLWGEPAEILRHLLEIRGVGIIDVMSLYGASAVKDSSQVQLAIYLENYESGKVFDRLGNGNEELELSGVKIPRLRIPVQTGRNMSVVIEAAAMNYRAKQMGFDATKTFEERLTQLITKNEGNQ; from the coding sequence ATGTCAGTTACTGTAAAAATGTTAGTCGACAAGGTAAAACTTGATGTTATCTACGGTGATGATGACTTATTATCAAAAGAGATTACCACGTCAGATATTTCACGTCCAGGGCTTGAAATGACTGGCTATTTTGATTATTATTCACCAGAGCGTTTGCAGCTTTTAGGGATGAAAGAATGGTCATATTTAACGAAAATGACCTCACACAACCGTCGTCATGTCCTAAGAGAAATGATTAAACCAGAAACACCAGCCATTATTGTGGCACGTAATTTGGCTATTCCAGAGGAAATGATTAGCGCTGCTAAGGAAAAAGGCATTGCGATTTTGCAAAGTCACGTTCCAACCAGTCGTTTGTCTGGTGAAATGTCATGGTATCTTGATTCTTGCTTAGCAGAACGTACAAGTGTCCATGGCGTTTTGATGGATATTTATGGCATGGGTGTCTTGATTCAAGGGGACTCTGGTATTGGTAAAAGTGAAACAGGTCTTGAGTTGGTTAAACGTGGTCACCGTTTGGTAGCTGATGACCGTGTGGATGTTTTTGCTAAAGATGAAGAAACCCTTTGGGGTGAACCAGCTGAGATTCTTCGTCATTTGCTAGAAATTCGCGGAGTTGGGATTATCGACGTTATGAGCCTATATGGTGCAAGTGCTGTTAAGGATTCATCACAAGTTCAATTGGCCATTTACCTTGAAAATTATGAGTCAGGAAAAGTCTTTGACCGTCTTGGAAATGGTAATGAAGAGCTTGAGTTGTCAGGAGTCAAAATTCCACGTCTACGTATCCCAGTTCAAACTGGCCGAAATATGTCAGTTGTCATTGAGGCAGCTGCCATGAATTATCGTGCCAAACAAATGGGATTTGATGCGACGAAGACTTTTGAAGAACGCTTGACCCAACTCATTACAAAGAATGAGGGGAACCAATGA
- a CDS encoding TIGR03943 family putative permease subunit: protein MIRFLILAGYFELTMYLQISGKLNQYINNHYAYLAYISMVLSFVLAIVQLIIWVKDLKMHSHLHGKLAKITSPMILVTPVLIGLLVPTVTLDSTTVSAKGYHFPLAAGSTGTVSEDGTRVQYLKPDTSLYFTSTAYDKEMRKEMKKYKGSGDLTITTDNYMEIMELIYLYPDEFSGRNITYTGFVYNEPGHDGYQFLFRFGIIHCIADSGVYGLLTTGNATSYPNNTWITATGTISLEYDKTLEQNLPVLNISKIKETDAPDNPYVYRVF, encoded by the coding sequence ATGATTCGATTTTTAATTCTTGCTGGTTATTTTGAATTAACCATGTACTTACAGATTTCTGGAAAATTAAATCAGTACATCAATAACCACTACGCTTACCTAGCATATATTTCCATGGTGCTGTCATTTGTTCTAGCTATCGTACAATTAATTATCTGGGTTAAAGATTTGAAAATGCACAGCCATTTACATGGAAAATTGGCGAAAATCACCAGTCCAATGATTCTGGTCACTCCAGTACTTATCGGACTTTTAGTCCCAACAGTAACCTTGGATTCTACAACGGTTTCTGCCAAGGGGTACCACTTCCCACTTGCAGCAGGGTCAACTGGAACAGTCAGCGAAGATGGCACACGTGTCCAATACCTAAAACCAGATACCAGCCTTTATTTCACTTCTACAGCTTACGATAAAGAAATGCGAAAAGAAATGAAAAAATACAAAGGTTCTGGTGATTTGACCATTACAACCGATAATTACATGGAAATCATGGAGCTCATCTACCTTTATCCTGATGAATTTTCTGGACGTAATATCACTTATACTGGCTTTGTCTATAATGAACCAGGTCACGATGGTTATCAATTCCTTTTCCGTTTTGGTATCATTCACTGTATTGCCGATTCAGGTGTCTACGGACTTTTAACAACTGGCAATGCTACTAGCTATCCTAACAACACATGGATTACGGCAACTGGTACTATTAGTCTTGAATATGATAAGACTTTGGAACAAAACTTACCAGTTCTAAACATTTCTAAGATTAAAGAAACAGATGCGCCTGATAATCCTTACGTTTATCGCGTCTTTTAG